Proteins co-encoded in one Medicago truncatula cultivar Jemalong A17 chromosome 8, MtrunA17r5.0-ANR, whole genome shotgun sequence genomic window:
- the LOC11441929 gene encoding (+)-neomenthol dehydrogenase isoform X1, with translation MEGEHPDRYAVVTGANKGIGLEIVKQLASAVIKVVLTSRDEKRGLHALETLKASGLSDFVVFHQLDVADASSVASLADFVKSQFGKLDILVNNAGIGGVEIKDSDLFTSAIITNGALPDEELRRAVTQTYESAKECIQINYYGAKRTFEYLLPLLQLSDSPRVVNVSSGAGKIESVSNEWAKGVFSDVENLTDERIDEVIKEFIKDFEQGSLERKGWPRFIAPYTIAKASMNAYTRITAKKYPNFCINCVCPGYVKTDITANTGFFTVEEGAAHPVRLALLPSGSPSGHFYVRNEASSF, from the exons GTATGCAGTGGTGACAGGTGCAAACAAAGGAATTGGGTTAGAGATAGTAAAGCAGTTAGCTTCAGCTGTAATCAAAGTGGTGCTTACATCAAGAGATGAGAAAAGAGGTCTTCATGCTTTGGAAACACTTAAAGCTTCTGGTCTTTCTGATTTTGTTGTATTTCATCAACTAGATGTTGCTGATGCTTCAAGTGTAGCATCTCTTGCAGATTTTGTCAAATCTCAATTTGGAAAACTTGATATTCTG GTTAACAATGCAGGGATTGGCGGAGTTGAAATTAAAGATAGTGATTTATTCACTTCAGCCATCATTACAAACGGG GCACTACCTGATGAAGAATTGAGAAGGGCAGTAACACAAACATATGAGTCAGCTAAAGAATGCATCCAAATAAATTATTATGGGGCTAAGAGAACATTTGAATACCTTCTTCCCCTCCTTCAACTATCTGATTCACCAAGAGTAGTCAATGTATCATCTGGAGCGGGCAAGATAGAG AGTGTATCAAATGAGTGGGCTAAAGGAGTCTTCAGTGATGTTGAAAATCTTACAGATGAGAGAATAGATGAAGTAATAAAGGAGTTTATCAAAGATTTTGAACAAGGGTCCTTAGAAAGAAAAGGTTGGCCTAGGTTTATAGCTCCCTATACTATTGCTAAAGCTTCTATGAATGCCTACACAAGAATTACTGCAAAGAAGTATCCTAACTTCTGCATCAATTGTGTTTGCCCTGGTTATGTCAAAACCGATATAACTGCTAATACCGGTTTCTTCACGGTAGAAGAAGGTGCTGCTCATCCGGTTAGGTTAGCATTACTTCCCAGCGGTAGTCCATCTGGCCACTTCTATGTTCGGAACGAAGCCTCTTCATTTTGA
- the LOC11446321 gene encoding (+)-neomenthol dehydrogenase isoform X2 codes for MGEPTKRYAVVTGSNKGIGFEIVRQLASDGIKVVLTARDEKRGLHALETLKASGLSDFVLFHQLDVADASSVASLADFVKSHFGKLDILALPDEELRRAVTQTYESAKECIQINYYGAKRAFEYLLPLLQLSDSPRVVNVSSFLGKIELVSNEWAKGVFSDVENLTEERIDEVLEEFIKDFEEGSLESKGWPRFAAAYTVAKASMNAYTIILAKKYPNFCINCVCPGYVKTDMTTNTGILTVEEGATNPVRLALLPKGSPSGLFYSQNGIASF; via the exons ATGGGAGAACCAACAAAAAG GTATGCAGTGGTGACAGGATCAAACAAAGGAATTGGATTTGAGATAGTAAGGCAGTTAGCTTCAGATGGAATCAAAGTTGTGCTGACAGCAAGAGATGAGAAAAGAGGTCTTCATGCTTTGGAAACACTCAAAGCTTCTGGTCTTTcagattttgttttatttcatcaACTAGATGTTGCTGATGCTTCAAGTGTAGCATCTCTTGCAGATTTTGTCAAATCCCATTTTGGCAAACTTGATATTCTG GCACTACCTGATGAAGAATTGAGAAGGGCAGTAACACAAACATATGAGTCAGCTAAAGAATgcattcaaataaattattatggGGCAAAAAGAGCATTTGAATACCTTCTTCCCCTCCTTCAATTATCTGATTCACCAAGAGTAGTCAATGTATCATCATTTTTGGGCAAGATAGAG TTAGTATCAAATGAATGGGCTAAAGGAGTCTTCAGTGATGTTGAAAACCTTACAGAAGAAAGAATAGATGAAGTGTTAGAGGAGTTTATCAAAGATTTTGAAGAAGGTTCCTTAGAAAGTAAAGGTTGGCCTAGGTTTGCAGCTGCCTATACTGTTGCTAAAGCTTCTATGAATGCCTATACAATAATTCTTGCAAAGAAATATCCGAATTTCTGCATCAATTGTGTTTGCCCTGGTTATGTTAAGACTGATATGACTACTAATACTGGTATATTGACAGTTGAAGAAGGAGCTACAAATCCTGTTAGGTTAGCACTACTTCCCAAAGGTAGTCCATCTGGCCTTTTCTATAGTCAGAACGGAATCGCTTcattttga
- the LOC11440401 gene encoding (+)-neomenthol dehydrogenase has product MLYTTSTLESTCTAQKHRFQLKMGQTGERIAVVTGSNKGIGLEIVRQLASAGIKVVLTARDEKRGLHALETLKASGLSDFVVFHQLDVANAASVATLADFVKSQFGKLDILVNNAGISGALIDDKDLASLLISNPRALSEDEKKKAVTQTYELAEECLQINYYGAKITTESLLPLLKLSDSPRIVNVSSTTGKLKRIKNEWTREVFGDVDNLTEEKVDEVLKKFLEDFKEGSMESKGWPKTGGAYVLSKAAMNAYTRILAKNFPTLCINSICPGYVITDITGNTGLLTAEEGAASVVKLALLPNGSPSGQFYHRTEVMSSF; this is encoded by the exons ATGTTATATACCACTAGCACTTTAGAATCAACATGCACGGCACAGAAGCACAGATTCCAACTAAAGATGGGACAAACTGGAGAAAG GATTGCAGTGGTGACAGGATCAAACAAAGGAATTGGATTAGAGATAGTAAGGCAATTAGCTTCAGCTGGAATCAAAGTGGTGCTTACAGCAAGAGATGAGAAAAGAGGTCTTCATGCATTGGAAACACTTAAAGCATCTGGTTTATCTGATTTTGTTGTATTTCATCAACTAGATGTGGCAAATGCTGCAAGTGTAGCTACTCTTGCAGATTTTGTCAAATCCCAATTTGGCAAACTTGATATTCTG GTTAACAATGCAGGGATTAGTGGAGCTCTAATTGATGACAAAGATTTGGCTAGTTTGCTTATCTCTAACCCTAGA GCATTATCagaagatgaaaagaaaaaggcaGTGACTCAAACATATGAGTTAGCTGAAGAATGTTTGCAAATAAATTATTATGGTGCTAAAATAACCACTGAATCACTTCTGCCCCTCCTAAAGTTATCTGATTCACCAAGGATTGTGAATGTATCATCCACTACAGGGAAGTTAAAG agaataaaaaatgaatggaCTAGAGAAGTCTTTGGTGATGTTGATAACCTAACTGAAGAGAAAGTGGATGAAGTATTGAAGAAATTTCTAGAAGATTTCAAAGAAGGTTCAATGGAAAGCAAAGGATGGCCTAAAACTGGTGGTGCTTATGTCTTGTCTAAAGCTGCTATGAATGCTTATACAAGAATTCTTGCTAAGAATTTTCCTACTTTATGCATCAATAGTATTTGCCCTGGTTATGTCATCACAGATATAACTGGTAATACTGGTCTCTTAACTGCTGAAGAAGGTGCTGCTAGTGTTGTGAAGCTAGCATTGCTTCCCAATGGAAGTCCATCTGGCCAATTCTATCATAGGACTGAAGTCATGTCTTCCTTTTGA
- the LOC11441929 gene encoding (+)-neomenthol dehydrogenase isoform X2, which yields MGEPRERYAVVTGANKGIGLEIVKQLASAVIKVVLTSRDEKRGLHALETLKASGLSDFVVFHQLDVADASSVASLADFVKSQFGKLDILVNNAGIGGVEIKDSDLFTSAIITNGALPDEELRRAVTQTYESAKECIQINYYGAKRTFEYLLPLLQLSDSPRVVNVSSGAGKIESVSNEWAKGVFSDVENLTDERIDEVIKEFIKDFEQGSLERKGWPRFIAPYTIAKASMNAYTRITAKKYPNFCINCVCPGYVKTDITANTGFFTVEEGAAHPVRLALLPSGSPSGHFYVRNEASSF from the exons ATGGGAGAACCAAGAGAAAG GTATGCAGTGGTGACAGGTGCAAACAAAGGAATTGGGTTAGAGATAGTAAAGCAGTTAGCTTCAGCTGTAATCAAAGTGGTGCTTACATCAAGAGATGAGAAAAGAGGTCTTCATGCTTTGGAAACACTTAAAGCTTCTGGTCTTTCTGATTTTGTTGTATTTCATCAACTAGATGTTGCTGATGCTTCAAGTGTAGCATCTCTTGCAGATTTTGTCAAATCTCAATTTGGAAAACTTGATATTCTG GTTAACAATGCAGGGATTGGCGGAGTTGAAATTAAAGATAGTGATTTATTCACTTCAGCCATCATTACAAACGGG GCACTACCTGATGAAGAATTGAGAAGGGCAGTAACACAAACATATGAGTCAGCTAAAGAATGCATCCAAATAAATTATTATGGGGCTAAGAGAACATTTGAATACCTTCTTCCCCTCCTTCAACTATCTGATTCACCAAGAGTAGTCAATGTATCATCTGGAGCGGGCAAGATAGAG AGTGTATCAAATGAGTGGGCTAAAGGAGTCTTCAGTGATGTTGAAAATCTTACAGATGAGAGAATAGATGAAGTAATAAAGGAGTTTATCAAAGATTTTGAACAAGGGTCCTTAGAAAGAAAAGGTTGGCCTAGGTTTATAGCTCCCTATACTATTGCTAAAGCTTCTATGAATGCCTACACAAGAATTACTGCAAAGAAGTATCCTAACTTCTGCATCAATTGTGTTTGCCCTGGTTATGTCAAAACCGATATAACTGCTAATACCGGTTTCTTCACGGTAGAAGAAGGTGCTGCTCATCCGGTTAGGTTAGCATTACTTCCCAGCGGTAGTCCATCTGGCCACTTCTATGTTCGGAACGAAGCCTCTTCATTTTGA
- the LOC11444035 gene encoding (+)-neomenthol dehydrogenase, which produces MGSIAERIAVVTGANKGIGFEIVKQLASAGIKVVLTARDEKRGLHALETLKASGLSDFVVFYQVDVANAASVATLADFVKSQFGKLDILVNNAGISGTVINDKDLATLLISNPGALTEDEKKKAVTQTYELAEECLQINYYGAKITTESLLPLLKLSDSPRIVNVSSTLGKLEGIQNEWTKKVFSDADNLTEEKVDEVLKKFLEDFKEGSLESKGWPKTGGAYVLSKAAMNAYTRILAKNFPTLCINSICPGYVITDITGNTGLLTAEEGAASVVKLALLPNGSPSGRFYNRTEVSAF; this is translated from the exons ATGGGATCAATTGCAGAAAG GATTGCAGTGGTGACTGgagcaaacaaaggaattgGGTTTGAGATAGTTAAGCAGTTAGCTTCAGCTGGAATCAAAGTTGTGCTTACAGCAAGAGATGAGAAAAGAGGTCTTCATGCTTTGGAAACACTCAAAGCTTCTGGTCTTTCAGATTTTGTTGTCTTTTATCAAGTAGATGTGGCTAATGCTGCAAGTGTAGCTACTCTTGCAGATTTTGTCAAATCGCAATTTGGCAAACTTGATATTCTG GTTAACAATGCAGGGATTAGTGGAACTGTTATTAATGACAAAGATTTAGCTACTTTGCTGATCTCTAACCCTGGA GCATTAACagaagatgaaaagaaaaaggcaGTGACTCAAACATATGAGTTAGCTGAAGAATGCTTGCAAATAAATTATTATGGTGCTAAAATAACTACTGAATCTCTTCTACCTCTCCTAAAGTTATCTGATTCACCAAGAATTGTGAATGTATCATCCACTTTGGGAAAGTTAGAG GGCATACAAAATGAATGGACTAAAAAAGTCTTCAGTGATGCTGATAACCTAACTGAAGAGAAAGTGGATGAAGTATTGAAGAAATTTCTAGAAGATTTCAAAGAAGGTTCATTGGAAAGCAAAGGATGGCCTAAAACTGGTGGTGCTTATGTCTTGTCTAAAGCTGCTATGAATGCTTATACAAGAATTCTTGCTAAGAATTTTCCTACTTTATGCATCAATAGTATTTGCCCTGGTTATGTCATCACAGATATAACTGGTAATACTGGTCTCTTAACTGCTGAAGAAGGTGCTGCTAGTGTTGTCAAGCTAGCATTGCTTCCCAATGGAAGTCCATCTGGCCGATTCTATAACCGGACTGAAGTCTCTGCCTTTTGA
- the LOC11446321 gene encoding (+)-neomenthol dehydrogenase isoform X1 — MGEPTKRYAVVTGSNKGIGFEIVRQLASDGIKVVLTARDEKRGLHALETLKASGLSDFVLFHQLDVADASSVASLADFVKSHFGKLDILVNNAGISGVEVKDRDLFTSAIMTSGALPDEELRRAVTQTYESAKECIQINYYGAKRAFEYLLPLLQLSDSPRVVNVSSFLGKIELVSNEWAKGVFSDVENLTEERIDEVLEEFIKDFEEGSLESKGWPRFAAAYTVAKASMNAYTIILAKKYPNFCINCVCPGYVKTDMTTNTGILTVEEGATNPVRLALLPKGSPSGLFYSQNGIASF; from the exons ATGGGAGAACCAACAAAAAG GTATGCAGTGGTGACAGGATCAAACAAAGGAATTGGATTTGAGATAGTAAGGCAGTTAGCTTCAGATGGAATCAAAGTTGTGCTGACAGCAAGAGATGAGAAAAGAGGTCTTCATGCTTTGGAAACACTCAAAGCTTCTGGTCTTTcagattttgttttatttcatcaACTAGATGTTGCTGATGCTTCAAGTGTAGCATCTCTTGCAGATTTTGTCAAATCCCATTTTGGCAAACTTGATATTCTG GTTAACAATGCTGGGATTAGCGGGGTTGAAGTTAAAGACCGTGATTTATTCACTTCTGCAATCATGACGAGTGGG GCACTACCTGATGAAGAATTGAGAAGGGCAGTAACACAAACATATGAGTCAGCTAAAGAATgcattcaaataaattattatggGGCAAAAAGAGCATTTGAATACCTTCTTCCCCTCCTTCAATTATCTGATTCACCAAGAGTAGTCAATGTATCATCATTTTTGGGCAAGATAGAG TTAGTATCAAATGAATGGGCTAAAGGAGTCTTCAGTGATGTTGAAAACCTTACAGAAGAAAGAATAGATGAAGTGTTAGAGGAGTTTATCAAAGATTTTGAAGAAGGTTCCTTAGAAAGTAAAGGTTGGCCTAGGTTTGCAGCTGCCTATACTGTTGCTAAAGCTTCTATGAATGCCTATACAATAATTCTTGCAAAGAAATATCCGAATTTCTGCATCAATTGTGTTTGCCCTGGTTATGTTAAGACTGATATGACTACTAATACTGGTATATTGACAGTTGAAGAAGGAGCTACAAATCCTGTTAGGTTAGCACTACTTCCCAAAGGTAGTCCATCTGGCCTTTTCTATAGTCAGAACGGAATCGCTTcattttga